The window AGCCACTtctgacacagggagtatagccacggctgacacagggagcgtagtcacggctgacacagggagtacACCCACCGCTGACACTGGGAGTATAGccacggctgacacagggagtgTAGCCATGGCTGATACAGGGAGTAGAGCCACGGCTGATACAGGACGTATAGCCACTTTTGAAACAGGGAATATAGCCATGGATGACAAAGGGAGTATAGCCACTtctgacacagggagtatagccacggctgacacagggagcgtagtcacggctgacacagggagtacACCCACCGCTGACACTGGGAGTATAGccacggctgacacagggagtatagttacggctgacacagggagtatagctacggctgacacagggagtatagcTACGGCTGACATAGGGAAtatagtcacggctgacacagggagcatagtcacggctgacacagggagtgTAGTCTCGGCTGACACAAGGAGTATAGCCACGGCTGACAAAGGTAGAATAGTCACATCTAACAAAGGGAGTATACCCACGGCTGACTCTGGGAATATATacacggctgacacagggagtattGTCCCGactgacacagggagtatagcCAAGCCTGACACAGAGAGCATATTCACAGCTGACACAGGGTGTATATCTATGTTTGACACAGGGAATATAGCCATGGCTGACATAGGGTGTATAGACAAGGCTGACACAGGGAGAATAGTCACGGCTAACACAGGGAGTATAGCCACGCGTGACGCAGAGAGTATAACCACGGCTGACACAGTGAgtatagtcacggctgacacaAGGAGTATAGTCAAGACTGACACAGGGAGCATAGTCACGGGTGACACAGGGTGTATATCTACGGCTGACACAGGCAGTATGGTCATGGCTGACACAAGGAGTATAGCAACGGCTGACACAGGTAGAATAGTCACAGCTGACACAGGGAGTGTAGTTCCGGCTGACAAGGGAGCATAGCACCGGCTGACACAGGGAGTGTAGTCACGGCTGACACAAGGAGTACAGCCACGGCTGATACAGTGAGCAGAATCACGGCTGACACAGGGTCAATATAGTCTCAGCAAACACATGGAATACagtcacggctgacacagggagtatagtTACGGCTGACACAGGGGGTATAGCCACGGCAGACACAGGGAAtatagtcacggctgacacagggagtgTTGTCACGGCTGACACAAGGAgtatagtcacggctgacacTGGGAGTGTAGTtacggctgacacagggagtatagtcacggctgacacagggagtatagtcacggctgacacTGGGAGTGtagtcacggctgacacagggagtatagtcacgtctgacacagggagtatagtCACGGCAGACACAGGGAAtatagtcacggctgacacagggagtgtagtcacggctgacacagggagtgTAGTCACGtctgacacagggagtatagtcacggctgacacagggagtatagtcacggctgacacagggagtatagtcacggctgacacagggagtatagtcacggctgacacagggagtgTAGTCACGtctgacacagggagtatagaTACGGCTGAAACAGGGAGTATAGccacggctgacacagggagtatagaTACGGCTGAAACAGGGAGTATAGCCCTTATGACACAGGGAGTATAGCTCTTCTGACACAGGACGTATAACCACGGCTGACACGGAGTATTGTCACGGCTGACTCAAGTAgtatagtcacggctgacacTGTGAGCTTAGCCACGGCTGACACGTTGAGTATAGccacggctgacacagggagtatagcCACATCTGGCACAGGGAGTATAGCCACGGCTAACACAGAGAGTATAGCCACTTCTGACACAGGGAGTATAACCCCTTCAGACATAGGGAGTATGACAATGACTGACACAGGGAGTATTGTAACGGCTGACGCAGGAAGTATATTCACGGCTGAAACAGGGAGTAAagtcacggctgacacagggagtattGCCACGGCTGACAAAGGGAGTATATCAACGGCTGACACAGTGAGTATAGTCACGGTTGACACAGGGAGAATTGCCACGACTCACACAAAGAATATAGTGACGGCTGACACGGGGAGTATACCAACagctgacacagggagtatagcTACAGCTGACACAGGGAGAATAGccacggctgacacagggagtgTAGCCATGGCTGATACAGGGAGTAGAGCCACGGCTGATACAGGACGTATAGCCACTTTTGAAACAGGGAATATAGCCATGGATGACAAAGGGAGTATAGCCACTtctgacacagggagtatagccacggctgacacagggagcgtagtcacggctgacacagggagtacACCCACCGCTGACACTGGGAGTATAGccacggctgacacagggagtgTAGCCATGGCTGATACAGGGAGTAGAGCCACGGCTGATACAGGACGTATAGCCACTTTTGAAACAGGGAATATAGCCATGGATGACAAAGGGAGTATAGCCACTtctgacacagggagtatagccacggctgacacagggagcgtagtcacggctgacacagggagtacACCCACCGCTGACACTGGGAGTATAGccacggctgacacagggagtatagttacggctgacacagggagtatagctacggctgacacagggagtatagcTACGGCTGACATAGGGAAtatagtcacggctgacacagggagcatagtcacggctgacacagggagtgTAGTCTCGGCTGACACAAGGAGTATAGCCACGGCTGACAAAGGTAGA of the Procambarus clarkii isolate CNS0578487 chromosome 56, FALCON_Pclarkii_2.0, whole genome shotgun sequence genome contains:
- the LOC138353045 gene encoding ice nucleation protein-like; translated protein: MTDTGSIVTADAGSIFTAETGSKVTADTGSIATADKGSISTADTVSIVTVDTGRIATTHTKNIVTADTGSIPTADTGSIATADTGRIATADTGSVAMADTGSRATADTGRIATFETGNIAMDDKGSIATSDTGSIATADTGSVVTADTGSTPTADTGSIATADTGSVAMADTGSRATADTGRIATFETGNIAMDDKGSIATSDTGSIATADTGSVVTADTGSTPTADTGSIATADTGSIVTADTGSIATADTGSIATADIGNIVTADTGSIVTADTGSVVSADTRSIATADKGRIVTSNKGSIPTADSGNIYTADTGSIVPTDTGSIAKPDTESIFTADTGCISMFDTGNIAMADIGCIDKADTGRIVTANTGSIATRDAESITTADTVSIVTADTRSIVKTDTGSIVTGDTGCISTADTGSMVMADTRSIATADTGRIVTADTGSVVPADKGA